A region of Moorena producens PAL-8-15-08-1 DNA encodes the following proteins:
- a CDS encoding dual OB domain-containing protein has product MTQIICLANSWKHGDRCIAGINSLKRQWIRPVSDLPDGRIPKPMRQIAGREPTLLDILDIPLAKTGPDFGFECENLLVLPGQWRRVGQVPAGYLNKFCSREKYILHNNERYVTVNFLQSLPVEQRCTLQLVKAVEFLVQPIGVRREGVEKWEGSLVTDFGQELTATITDPIFVRYLELGYRPQNQCLVTVSLSMPWRPGDWQKDGDPCWKLIAGVIELPNKSGNKLRLGMDDELPF; this is encoded by the coding sequence ATGACTCAGATTATTTGCTTGGCTAACTCCTGGAAGCATGGCGATAGATGTATAGCTGGAATTAATTCCCTTAAACGTCAATGGATTCGTCCTGTATCTGATTTACCGGATGGTCGCATTCCGAAACCAATGCGTCAGATTGCGGGAAGAGAACCAACCTTACTGGATATTTTAGATATTCCTTTGGCTAAAACTGGACCAGACTTTGGCTTTGAGTGTGAAAATCTTTTGGTATTACCAGGACAATGGCGACGAGTAGGACAAGTTCCTGCTGGATATCTCAATAAGTTTTGTAGCCGAGAAAAATACATTCTCCATAATAATGAGCGCTATGTAACCGTGAATTTCTTGCAGTCATTACCAGTAGAGCAACGATGTACACTGCAACTGGTGAAAGCTGTAGAGTTTTTGGTTCAACCGATTGGTGTCAGACGTGAGGGTGTAGAAAAATGGGAAGGTTCACTGGTAACAGATTTTGGACAAGAATTGACTGCTACGATTACTGATCCGATATTTGTGAGGTATTTAGAGTTAGGGTATCGACCGCAAAATCAGTGTTTGGTTACGGTTAGTCTCAGCATGCCTTGGCGACCTGGTGATTGGCAAAAGGATGGTGATCCTTGTTGGAAGTTGATAGCAGGTGTTATTGAATTACCTAACAAATCAGGGAATAAACTTAGACTCGGAATGGATGATGAGCTTCCTTTTTAG